The sequence below is a genomic window from Verrucomicrobiia bacterium.
AGTAATATGAGACGAAGAAACACAAATATAATGTGCATTGCCGCCATTTGGGCGGCGCTCGTGGTGGGCAGCTACGCCCTTCATGCGTGCTGTTACCAACCAAGCAACACGGACGCTTGCCGAAACGTTCTGAACCCCCCACCCGACACCATAGTCGATATAAATGGCGAGGAGTGCGACATCACTACCGACTCCTCGTATGATGACCTCGTTGGCTGGAACTTCGAGACCTGTACCGGGCTCGGTACCATGTGCGCATGGAACACCACCTATTGTAACGTGGCATACGATTGTCCGTCGGGAATGGAGTCCATAGAGTATTATCTACCTTCTGGCCCGCCGACGTTAGTCGTAGTTTATGGCTCCTGCGGCAGTGACTGCAGCAACCCCGGCGGTAGTTGCGCAGACTGCCAGGACTTTTAGGGGTGCGTGGAGATCTCCACTTTAACGGGCGCTGAGAATTTTAAAACATCCCTCAACGAGGCGATCATTTGCGATAGAATTCATTCGCGCCCGCTCAGCGTCCTGGAGGACAGTCCCAGTGAGATCTTGATTTACCTGCGTACTAGTAGCGGGGTTGATGGTGTTTGAAACTAGACGGAGATACCGCCATGCGCACAAGCTTGTTTTGTGGTGAGCCCCCGAATTCTCGTGGGTTTACACTTATTGAACTGCTGGTGGTGATCGCCATCATCGCGATTTTGGCCGCGATGCTGCTGCCGGCGCTGAATCGCGCCAAGAGGAAGGCACACACGGTGGTGTGCCTGAGCAATCAACGGCAGATAAACCTGAGCTTTGGTGTGGCTAAAGACGGGCTGAATGGCAGGTTCGACCAGCCGGAACTGGGTGACTGGTACGCCAATGAGGTTGGACGGCTCGGCTCTCCGTGGATTTGCCCGAGCGCTCCGATAGTGCTTTCGTGGACGGATCCTATCTTTAACCGGGAGTTTGGAAACTATGGGGGTGCCGCCTCTGCCTGGATGTTTCCCGACTGGTGGGATTTCTATTATTTCAAGGGGGCGCCAAACGTCCCTTCTACAAAAAACGAGCGTCGGGCAGGAAGTTACGCGATGAATGGGTCATTTTTTGAAAAGGCTATAGATCTGCGGTTTCGACACAACGACTTTGGTACAACGATCGGTGGTAAAAATTGTTTCGTGACGGAGAATTGGATAAAGCAGCCGATGTGAACTCCGGTTGTCGCCGAGTGCAGGGAGAACACGTTGGAGCCAGCGGCGACGGACCGGCCCGCAATCAATCTCCGCGACTGTACTCCTGCTTATGTTTGGAGCATGGGCACAATGACTATGCCACGTCACGGCAACAGCCCTGCGTCGGCTCCGACGTACTGGCCGATGAATCAGCCGCTGCCAGGGGCGATTAACGTTTCATTTTATGATGGCCATGGCGAGACCGTCCAACTGGACCGCCTGTGGCAGTTGTATTGGGGACCGTATTATCAGCCGCCCGCCAGGCGCCCGGGATTGTGAGACAATCCCATCATGACCACGCAGCAATCCGCCACGCCCAACAACAGTTTCCCAGAATGCCCAGAATTAATGCGCTTGCCATGCCCCGGGGCGCTGCCCATATTGCGCGCCTGAACTGAAAGATTTTTATGGCTGATGTTGCAAACAAATACCCTGAAAATACAGCGGGCAAATATTACGTGGACAATCAATGCATCGATTGCGATTTGTGCCGCGAAACCGCTCCGGACAATTTCAAACGCAATGAAGACGGCGGCTATTCTTATGTCTATAAGCAACCCGAGTCGCCCGAAGAAGAAGCCCGCTGCAAGGAAGCCAAAGAGGGATGCCCGGTGGAAGCCATTGGTGACAACGGGGCTTAGCGCCCTGCTTGTATCGTTCGCCGCAACAAGTCCATTGCTTGCTGGCCGGTGATTTGCTTGAACGTTTCCCGGTCCAAAGGATTGTAGTTTCGAAGGACCTTGGCGCCAAACTCGCCGCTTAAACCGATGTACACCGTGCCGACCGGCTTTTCCGCCGTGCCGCCCGCCGGACCTGCTATGCCCGTGACCGACAAGGCATAATCAGCCCCGGTTTGGCGCCGCGCGCCTTCGGCCATCTGCCGCGCGACCTCCTCGCTGACGGCGCCGTGCTGGGATATAGAGGCGGCATCAACGCCCAGGAACTTGGTCTTTGCCTCGTTGCAATAAGCTACGATGCCGGCGAGAAGAACGGCTGAGGCGCCGGGCACATCGGTGATTCGATTGGCGATGCTCCCGCCGGTGCATGACTCGGCAAGCGCCAGGGTCTCGTGGCGTTGGGCGAGCAGTCGAACCAGCGTCCGTTCCAGCTCCTCTTCTTCAGAGCTATACAGGTCGAGCCCAAGTTGAGGGCAAACCAGGGCCTCGGCCTGAGCCACCAGGTCCGCAGCCTTTGGCCCGTGGGCCGCCAGGCGCACATCGACCTGGCCCGGACGGGCGCAATAACCCAATTCCAATCCGGCTTCCACCAACTGCAGCAAGAGCCCTCCGATTTTTCCTTCAACGCCTGATTCGGTTGTGCCCGTGGCGCGCAGTGTGCGGCATACAAAAATGGATTCACCGGCCGGAATGCGTCGCAGCAAAGGAATCACCGAATCAGTAAACATCGGGCGCAACTCACGAGGGGGGCCGGGCAACAGGATGAGCCAGCTCGATTGGCGCCCGGGACGGAAAAGATTGGGTTGCACCTCAATCGCCAGGCCCGGAGCAGTGCCGTGCGGGTTGGGCAATACCAGCGCACCGTCAGGCACTAGGGCTTGAACCCGCGTTTTCTGTGGCATCGCGCGGTTGCGCGCCTCGAAAAAGCCGCTGATATGCTTGAGGACAGCAGCATCTTCCCGCAGCGTTTTGCCAAGCAAATGCGCTATTCGGTCCCGCGTCAGGTCATCGGAAGTGGGCCCCAAACCCCCTGTGACAAAAATCAGGTCCGCCCGCCCGAGGGCTTCACGGACGGCGGTCTCTATCGAATCGGCGTTATCCGGAACAGCCACCTGGCGCTTGACGACATGGCCCAAGTCCGCCAGTTGCCGGCACAGCCATTGCTGGTGCGTGTTGAGAACCCGGCCCAAAAGCAACTCGCTGCCCGTATTGATCAATTCAACAGCCATGCCGGGCAGTGTCGGTAGGGATTTGGCGGGTGGCAAGTTTGTTAGGAGCGCTTCCTAAACAGTTGCCCCTCCAGCCGGGGTGCGGCAAGATGATAGCTGATGTCTGTTGCCGGAACGCCATCATTACACCAGGACCGGGCTGAGGCCTCGCGCCTGGTTTGGGCATTGGTCATATCATTGGCCATCCACCTGTTTTTTTTCGGCAGCTATTATGGCGCTAAGAAACTCCTCGCGTGGTATGATATCCATCACACGGCCTGGCTCCGCCCGCTCGCACAAGTGGCGGAGCTGTTGAACAAGAAACCAAACCCGCTCCAGCCCAGGCAGCAAGAGGCCCCGCTGATGTTCGTGGAAGTCACCCCACTCCAAGCCACCACCGAACCCCCTAAGGACGCCAAATACTATTCCGATAAAAGTTCCAAGGCCGCAAACCCGGACGCGAACAAAGACACCGCCACTCCGCTTATCAATGGCAAACAGACCGACATCGCCAAAACTGACGATGTCCCCCGCCCGAAATTTGTTCCACTTCAACCCACACCTCCTCCGCAGCCGGCCCAAAAGGAACTACCCGAGCTCAAACCACGCCCGACGCCCGAACCCGGGGACCTGACGATGGCGAAGCCTGAGCCAAGCCCGCCTAAGGACCCGGGAGAAGCGCCGGTTTCACGACCGCGGACGATAGCCGAGGCGCTGGCGCGCAAGCAGGACTTCAATCGCTTGGCAGGAGAAAAGATGAAAGAGGAGGGCGGAGTCAGCCGGCGTTTCAATACTTCACTGGATGTAAAGGGAACGCCCTTTGGAGCGTACGATTACGCATTTATCCAGGCGGTCGAGCAACACTGGTATGACCTGTTGGATGAGCGCCAGTACGCCTCGGACAGCCGCGGTCGAGTGGTGCTGCACTTCACTTTGCACTATGACGGGCGCGTTACCGATATGGAGATGGCCGAAAACACTGCCGGGGAGGTCCTTGGGTTGATCTGCGAAAAGGCCGTCCTGGACCCCGCCCCTTTTCAGCCTTGGCCGATTGAGATGCGGCGCGTGATGGGCGAAACCCGGAACATTCAATTCACCTTCATTTATTACTGATTTATGGAAACCATCGTTTATGTCCTGCTGGGCCTGACCTCGATTGTGGGTCTGGCATTTATTATCGAACGAGGGATTGCCTTGCGCTGGCGCCGGGTGCTGCCGGTTGAAATCGAGGCGGCGGTGCAATCCTGCCAGACTCCCGAGGATGTCCCGATGCTGCGCCGGGTTTGCCAGCAGCACCGCGCCCCCATGAGCAGCCTGCTCATCCTGACTGCCGACCACATGGATTGGCCCAAAGTCGAGAATGTCGAGGCCCTCCAAACCCGCGCCCGGCACGAGATCGCCAGGCTCGAACGCGGGTTGGTGGTGCTGGAAATCATTGTGGGCATTGCGCCGCTGCTGGGCCTGGTCGGCACCATCCTGGGCATGATGACCGTCTTTGGTGATGTAGGCGAGAAGGGCCTGGAGAATGCCGCCAAGCTGGCCCAAGGCATCTCTCTTATTCTACGGGCGACCCTCATGGGTTTGCTCATTGCCATCCCGGCGCTGATTTTCTGGAGTTATTACACCAAAAAAGTCGAGACCATCGCAGTCGAGATGGAGACGATTTGCGATGAATTTATCCGCCGCCAGTACCGCGAAGAGGTGGCAAAAAGGTAACCATGCGCTTTTACGTTCATAAACGGCGGCATCCGCCCGCCATTATTATTGTCGCTTTAATCGACATCCTCATCGTTCTGCTGATTTACCTCATGGTCACCACCACCTTCAAGCAGCAGCCCGCGCTCAAGCTGGCTTTACCCGAATCGTCCCAGGCCCAAAAGACCGGCGCGAACGAAAGCGCCCCGTTGGTTGTGAGCATCGATCCTAAAGGAAACCTGCGTCTGGGACCGGATGCCATCCCGGTCACAGCCGATGGCCTCAAGCAGCGATTGGTCGATGCAGCCGTCAAAACCCCGGGACTCAAACTGGCGATTAACGCCGACCAAAGCGCCCCGTTTGGCCAAATCGTTAAGGTCATGGACGCCGCTAAGGAGGCCAACATCAAAATGGTCAACGCCTTTACGAA
It includes:
- a CDS encoding ferredoxin; protein product: MADVANKYPENTAGKYYVDNQCIDCDLCRETAPDNFKRNEDGGYSYVYKQPESPEEEARCKEAKEGCPVEAIGDNGA
- a CDS encoding competence/damage-inducible protein A; its protein translation is MAVELINTGSELLLGRVLNTHQQWLCRQLADLGHVVKRQVAVPDNADSIETAVREALGRADLIFVTGGLGPTSDDLTRDRIAHLLGKTLREDAAVLKHISGFFEARNRAMPQKTRVQALVPDGALVLPNPHGTAPGLAIEVQPNLFRPGRQSSWLILLPGPPRELRPMFTDSVIPLLRRIPAGESIFVCRTLRATGTTESGVEGKIGGLLLQLVEAGLELGYCARPGQVDVRLAAHGPKAADLVAQAEALVCPQLGLDLYSSEEEELERTLVRLLAQRHETLALAESCTGGSIANRITDVPGASAVLLAGIVAYCNEAKTKFLGVDAASISQHGAVSEEVARQMAEGARRQTGADYALSVTGIAGPAGGTAEKPVGTVYIGLSGEFGAKVLRNYNPLDRETFKQITGQQAMDLLRRTIQAGR
- a CDS encoding MotA/TolQ/ExbB proton channel family protein translates to METIVYVLLGLTSIVGLAFIIERGIALRWRRVLPVEIEAAVQSCQTPEDVPMLRRVCQQHRAPMSSLLILTADHMDWPKVENVEALQTRARHEIARLERGLVVLEIIVGIAPLLGLVGTILGMMTVFGDVGEKGLENAAKLAQGISLILRATLMGLLIAIPALIFWSYYTKKVETIAVEMETICDEFIRRQYREEVAKR
- a CDS encoding biopolymer transporter ExbD; amino-acid sequence: MRFYVHKRRHPPAIIIVALIDILIVLLIYLMVTTTFKQQPALKLALPESSQAQKTGANESAPLVVSIDPKGNLRLGPDAIPVTADGLKQRLVDAAVKTPGLKLAINADQSAPFGQIVKVMDAAKEANIKMVNAFTKETPKP